A genomic region of Lytechinus pictus isolate F3 Inbred chromosome 2, Lp3.0, whole genome shotgun sequence contains the following coding sequences:
- the LOC129275144 gene encoding uncharacterized protein LOC129275144: protein MEIDYTLCIFLGLLIVILSGNVGANNVQQFLIEPQDMEVDQGTDVTFQCRVNFLSHNQILAWLALDRQVTSDSTIIAQREDGDYAVNVISSTFINLVLNNVQPSDDGIYSCAVLHRHTQAVVLQSRIAILIVNFLPDSRDPICTPMIATVHVNDLVTITCDSKTGKPPVQLVWTRADGMLIDNDNVTLTTVNLRTILTYKFVATHADQGAIFRCTATSQRFPHYLKRCKVTVDVQFPPKVNISTVPPDEDQDFPSYNCTAIANPDAFTPYEWEINPPFQDTTSIISLDGTILSFDAKPICREITRGTCTATNIKGSGNDTVIICEPLPTTMPPPTSKISAGRGQPGDGSTTTIVIIILLLLVLFAVLGFGFMYRRKKRREREQLLTSQPPQNINITVDPHININISGAETLCRGNLQEGDDIDNLGINPAIEDESYYLPMGDVKSKTPDIKTNSTVTSNTKISATNENGYPEDTYIDGYNVQENISISGLKPHPKTRKGKLSPKPMPKPRAAPRTPIPHPRKISKKGFIQALRNGFTFKRKRTTHDKDNLDMDDPKADYELYKKGEDNVYAGLKPHQDTDDENDGIWDDKKKLQDKFVKEEGAYDLASALRIKVPESNSEAKVCNKIDSTNYYSPVADEASDTKSASMIDDHEEYINAELYGDGVNNANQSHPQSALLALKSEEVSTKNVEGDYDLVGPMRVKPQSSKSATTVEESPSSRQEGEVYTEAKLYGGIPSAVGTNKLGNKDQASHEEGQVYAEAKMYGAVGQSHNKLELRNSLEVSQDVDAEGGGFGKLVKQSFGRAGINAEDDDGGIYQQANLNVGHAGALSKTSLTNSKVEEDCDMLYEEPIRGKTSDPTRFAGIEDDHSDNEMLYEEPISKYQTTSASKSAIKQIDEPDSNELYEEPITYSKSNANHSMNIPQQKLEDGDDDMIYQEATLYGATAASTTTTNISSKAAVFADNPDGNLDSEQPEDESIYQEATFYRGVTPTKQDHPKIPEKPVVGKKSATLVRNDMEPSDFAEPEDGGISTENDSEEDESVYAEATIYGSVESGRPHKPPVATPRKQKVVAKKSATLVRQDSDDF from the coding sequence ATGGAGATTGACTATACACTATGTATATTTCTGGGACTACTGATAGTGATTCTCAGTGGAAATGTTGGGGCAAACAATGTTCAACAGTTCCTCATCGAGCCTCAGGACATGGAGGTTGACCAGGGCACAGACGTGACTTTCCAATGTCGGGTAAACTTCCTCTCACACAACCAAATTCTTGCATGGCTTGCCCTTGATCGTCAGGTCACCAGTGACTCAACCATCATCGCTCAAAGGGAAGATGGAGACTATGCAGTCAATGTCATTTCTTCAACATTCATTAATCTTGTCTTGAACAACGTCCAGCCATCTGATGATGGCATATATTCCTGTGCAGTACTGCACAGACACACTCAGGCAGTTGTTCTGCAGTCCAGGATTGCCATCCTCATAGTCAACTTCCTACCTGATTCTAGAGACCCGATATGTACACCTATGATAGCGACCGTTCATGTCAATGACCTTGTTACCATCACGTGTGATAGTAAGACTGGAAAACCTCCTGTACAGCTGGTTTGGACAAGAGCAGACGGGATGTTAATTGACAACGACAACGTCACACTGACAACTGTTAACCTCCGGACAATCCTCACATATAAGTTTGTTGCAACCCATGCAGATCAAGGTGCCATTTTCAGATGCACAGCAACAAGTCAAAGGTTTCCCCACTATCTCAAGAGATGCAAAGTCACTGTAGATGTGCAATTCCCTCCCAAAGTGAACATTTCAACTGTCCCACCAGATGAAGATCAAGATTTTCCAAGTTACAACTGCACTGCCATTGCGAATCCGGATGCTTTCACACCTTACGAATGGGAGATTAACCCACCATTCCAAGACACTACTAGCATTATCTCTCTTGATGGTACAATCCTTTCCTTTGATGCAAAACCCATTTGTCGTGAAATCACCAGAGGTACTTGCACAGCAACTAACATCAAAGGAAGTGGGAATGACACAGTCATCATATGTGAGCCACTTCCTACAACCATGCCACCACCAACATCTAAGATTAGTGCAGGAAGAGGACAACCAGGGGATGGAAGCACTACTacaatcgtcattatcatcTTGCTGCTCCTTGTCCTTTTTGCTGTTCTGGGTTTTGGCTTCATGTATCGACGGAAAAAGCGACGGGAAAGAGAGCAGCTTCTCACTAGTCAACCACCACAGAATATCAACATTACTGTAGACCCTCATATAAACATCAATATAAGTGGTGCCGAGACTCTTTGCAGGGGGAATCTTCAAGAAGGGGATGACATTGACAATCTAGGAATCAATCCAGCCATAGAGGATGAAAGCTATTATTTGCCAATGGGGGATGTTAAGTCAAAAACCCCAGATATCAAGACAAACAGCACTGTTACTTCTAACACCAAAATATCAGCAACAAACGAGAATGGATATCCAGAGGATACATACATTGATGGATACAATGTTCAAGAGAACATTTCAATATCTGGATTGAAACCCCATCCAAAAACTAGGAAAGGAAAACTCTCTCCAAAACCAATGCCTAAACCAAGAGCAGCCCCAAGAACACCTATCCCACATCCAAGGAAAATCTCAAAGAAAGGGTTTATCCAGGCCTTAAGGAATGGTTTTACATTCAAGAGAAAGAGGACCACACATGACAAGGACAACTTGGATATGGACGATCCTAAAGCTGATTATGAGTTGTATAAGAAAGGAGAAGATAATGTCTATGCTGGCTTGAAGCCACACCAAGACactgatgatgaaaatgacggCATCTGGGATGATAAGAAAAAGTTACAAGATAAGTTTGTCAAAGAGGAAGGAGCCTATGATCTTGCCAGTGCACTGAGAATCAAGGTTCCAGAATCAAACTCTGAAGCAAAGGTGTGCAACAAGATTGATTCAACAAACTACTACAGTCCTGTTGCTGATGAAGCATCTGATACAAAGAGTGCAAGCATGATTGATGACCATGAAGAATACATTAATGCTGAGCTCTATGGGGATGGAGTAAACAATGCAAATCAAAGTCACCCTCAGAGTGCTCTACTAGCCTTAAAGTCAGAAGAGGTTTCAACCAAAAATGTTGAAGGAGACTATGATTTGGTTGGTCCAATGAGAGTGAAGCCACAATCGTCAAAATCTGCAACAACGGTAGAAGAGTCTCCTTCATCGAGGCAAGAGGGTGAGGTATATACAGAGGCAAAATTGTATGGTGGTATTCCATCTGCTGTAGGAACAAACAAACTAGGAAATAAAGATCAAGCAAGTCATGAAGAAGGACAGGTTTATGCTGAAGCTAAGATGTATGGTGCAGTAGGGCAGTCTCATAATAAGCTTGAACTCCGGAACAGCTTAGAGGTATCACAAGATGTTGATGCTGAAGGAGGGGGATTTGGTAAATTAGTCAAACAAAGCTTTGGCCGAGCTGGGATCAATgcagaggatgatgatggtggaatATACCAACAAGCAAATCTAAATGTAGGACATGCAGGAGCTTTGTCTAAAACATCTCTGACCAATAGCAAAGTTGAGGAAGACTGTGACATGTTGTATGAGGAGCCTATCAGAGGCAAAACATCCGATCCCACTAGATTTGCTGGAATTGAGGATGATCATTCAGACAATGAAATGCTGTATGAAGAACCGATCAGTAAGTACCAAACAACCAGTGCTAGTAAATCTGCAATCAAACAAATAGATGAACCTGATAGCAATGAGCTTTATGAAGAGCCTATCACGTACAGTAAATCCAATGCTAACCATTCTATGAATATTCCACAACAGAAACTGGAAGATGGGGACGATGATATGATTTACCAAGAGGCTACCTTGTATGGTGCAACAGCTGCAAGCACCACAACaacaaacatttcatcaaagGCAGCAGTCTTTGCTGACAATCCGGATGGAAACTTAGACAGTGAACAACCTGAGGATGAGAGCATCTATCAAGAGGCTACCTTCTACAGAGGTGTAACACCTACCAAACAAGACCATCCAAAGATACCAGAGAAACCAGTAGTTGGCAAAAAGAGTGCAACACTAGTAAGGAATGACATGGAACCATCTGACTTTGCAGAGCCGGAGGATGGAGGAATATCTACAGAGAATGATTCTGAAGAGGATGAAAGTGTGTATGCTGAAGCAACAATCTACGGATCTGTTGAGTCGGGTAGGCCACATAAGCCGCCTGTGGCGACTCCTCGGAAACAGAAGGTGGTAGCAAAGAAATCAGCTACTTTGGTCAGGCAAGATAGTGATGATTTCTAG